One genomic segment of Heptranchias perlo isolate sHepPer1 chromosome 3, sHepPer1.hap1, whole genome shotgun sequence includes these proteins:
- the LOC137309457 gene encoding leucine-rich repeat-containing protein 15-like, with translation MVTIRQLLIFLLVTQLTSACPEKCFCNSKIVDCRSIALQSVPRDLDPDTETLFLDENSLIRIPPNAFKNLQNLSYFGLSSNHLLLQNYTFELLLKLRALDLSGNHLLELQADLFGNLPNLTWLNLANSNLKILHGGSLRPLAKLTYLDLSNNELTLLEETFKHSPQLDTLFLNDNQLKELPATIFDRLFLLEVLDLSNNEMSSLPPQFFRNQHKLTDLRLDHNRLKNLTATLFAHQRNVQYLTISRNSIASFSPQLFDNLTRLSKLDLSNNSLTHLPDNFLSSLGELQMLNLSDNFIGQLVVDIFRYNPKLAYLHLDSNNLSSLPVFEGLPQLEELTLSFNRLVGFPRGFADNLVMLKCLQVTDNLIRQWDTGVFRNIATVLLKNNPICLTEVESAPVQSTNIDCRKKHC, from the coding sequence ATGGTAACAATCAGAcaactcctgatctttctcctcgtCACACAGCTCACGTCTGCGTGCCCAGAGAAATGTTTTTGCAATTCAAAAATTGTCGACTGTCGCAGCATTGCTCTGCAGAGCGTCCCACGTGACCTCGACCCTGACACGGAAACATTATTCCTGGATGAAAACTCTCTGATCAGAATCCCTCCAAATGCCTTCAAAAATTTACAAAACCTAAGCTATTTTGGTTTATCGAGTAATCACCTCCTCCTCCAAAACTACACCTTTGAACTCCTGCTAAAACTCCGGGCGTTGGATCTGTCTGGAAACCACCTGTTGGAACTCCAGGCGGATCTATTTGGAAACCTTCCAAATCTCACCTGGTTAAACCTGGCCAACAGCAATTTGAAAATTCTTCACGGGGGAAGCTTGAGGCCACTTGCCAAACTGACCTATTTGGACCTGTCTaacaatgagctcacactgcTGGAAGAAACGTTCAAACATTCGCCTCAGCTAGACACTCTATTCCTCAACGATAACCAACTGAAAGAGCTCCCAGCAACAATTTTTGACCGATTATTTCTCCTTGAAGTTCTTGACTTGTCGAACAACGAGATGAGCTCCTTGCCTCCCCAGTTCTTCAGGAACCAGCACAAGCTGACAGATTTGCGCCTTGACCACAACAGACTCAAAAACCTCACAGCAACTTTATTTGCCCATCAGCGTAACGTACAGTATCTGACCATCTCTAGAAACAGCATTGCTAGTTTCTCACCACAGCTCTTTGATAACTTGACAAGACTATCAAAACTTGATTTGTCGAACAATTCATTAACTCATCTACCCGACAATTTTCTCTCCAGTCTGGGAGAGTTGCAAATGTTGAACCTTTCTGATAACTTCATTGGCCAATTGGTAGTTGATATATTCAGATATAATCCAAAACTGGCCTACCTGCATTTGGACAGCAATAACCTCAGCAGCCTTCCTGTATTTGAAGGACTCCCACAGTTAGAGGAGCTGACCCTCTCCTTTAACAGACTCGTTGGATTTCCAAGAGGATTTGCTGACAACCTTGTAATGCTGAAATGCCTGCAAGTCACCGACAACCTCATAAGGCAATGGGACACTGGAGTGTTTCGAAACATTGCAACTGTCCTCTTAAAGAACAACCCGATCTGTTTGACCGAGGTGGAGTCAGCGCCAGTGCAATCCACAAACATTGACTGCCGAAAGAAGCATTGCTAA